In Thermococcus sp., a genomic segment contains:
- a CDS encoding DUF531 domain-containing protein, which produces MLTLALYNTYDVRKLHEAHIRAIARSAPIAYAYGFHLALVGFPLEGKPSEVAEEVSESTTIGEGGRYLLELARTNRFHLLDFPGKGFPPQFGTPVATTRRPFPEKEITPLKLAERALRGERFLLLIGLGRHGLPKETFKLARYHMDVTGKRVSLETCTAIGAIAVKIATYMEALAWRSGRRR; this is translated from the coding sequence ATGCTAACCTTGGCTCTTTACAACACCTACGACGTTAGAAAACTCCACGAGGCCCACATCAGGGCCATAGCCCGCTCCGCGCCCATAGCATATGCCTACGGTTTTCACCTCGCCCTCGTGGGGTTTCCGCTTGAGGGAAAGCCTAGTGAGGTTGCCGAGGAGGTGAGTGAGTCAACGACGATAGGTGAGGGCGGGAGATACCTTCTCGAGCTCGCCAGAACGAACCGCTTCCACCTCCTCGATTTCCCTGGAAAGGGTTTCCCTCCTCAGTTCGGAACCCCCGTTGCAACGACGAGAAGGCCTTTCCCTGAAAAGGAAATAACACCCCTCAAACTGGCTGAGAGGGCTCTCAGGGGCGAGCGTTTTCTCCTCCTCATCGGGCTCGGAAGACACGGTCTTCCGAAGGAAACCTTTAAGTTGGCGCGCTATCATATGGACGTCACGGGGAAGAGGGTCAGTCTTGAGACATGCACGGCTATAGGTGCGATAGCGGTTAAAATCGCAACGTATATGGAGGCCTTGGCATGGAGGAGTGGAAGAAGGAGGTAG
- a CDS encoding signal peptidase I, translated as MEEWKKEVAWFLVAIVVVFGIQAGLRVALHTDSPLVIVVSGSMEPVFYRGDVVLLKGVTNPNQVKVGDVVVYKRPGYEYPIIHRVRYIYTVKIDGKPETCFVTWGDNNPVPDPPYPTPDGLLEVRLPDGYISGCVPAYAVEAKAELVFPKIGLIPLWVREALSLG; from the coding sequence ATGGAGGAGTGGAAGAAGGAGGTAGCTTGGTTTTTGGTGGCTATTGTGGTGGTATTCGGAATCCAGGCCGGCCTTAGAGTGGCCCTTCACACGGATTCGCCTCTGGTTATAGTTGTCAGCGGGTCTATGGAGCCGGTCTTTTACCGCGGGGATGTGGTGCTTCTCAAGGGGGTTACAAACCCGAATCAGGTTAAAGTTGGTGACGTCGTGGTTTACAAGCGTCCCGGTTATGAGTATCCGATAATTCATCGCGTTCGCTACATCTACACCGTTAAGATAGATGGAAAGCCCGAAACGTGCTTCGTAACCTGGGGGGACAACAACCCGGTTCCCGACCCGCCGTATCCGACCCCTGATGGTCTGCTTGAGGTCCGTCTCCCCGATGGTTACATCTCTGGCTGTGTTCCTGCCTATGCTGTGGAGGCTAAAGCCGAACTCGTGTTTCCCAAAATAGGTCTCATCCCCCTCTGGGTGAGGGAGGCCCTTAGCCTGGGATGA